CTGTTTTAATTTTTACTAAACCAGTTGAACTATCCTCAATTTTACCACTCATTACATTCTCAATACCAACAAAGTCAGCCACAAATCTATTTTTCGGTTTTCTAAATATCTTCTCAGGCGTTCCGGATTGTAGAATTTGACCGTTATAAAGTATAATCATCTTATCTGCAAGCTTTTGACCCTGTGAAAGGTCATGAGTAGTCGTTATAATGGTTGTTTCAGACTCATGGTTAATTTTTATGATTAGTTCTTCCAGTTTCTTTTTAGATATAGGGTCAAGATTTGCAGCAGGTTCATCCAGTAATAGTAGCCTGGGATCGGTAATCATTGCCCGTGCAAGAGCAAGCCTTTGAGTTTCTCCACCTGACAATTTAAGTGCATTTCTATTCTCGTAACCTGAAAGACCGATCAACTCAAGGAGTTCTTTGATCCTCTCATCCATATTCTCTTTTCTTCCCCTGATTTTCAAACCATAAGCAATATTATCGTAAACGCTGGCCTTAAAAGCAAGCGGCTTTTGAAAAACCATTCCAATTTGCCTTCTTATAGCCAAGCGGGTATTACTGGATTCATTAGCATCGGTACCTTCAAAATATATGGTTCCGGAGGACGGTTTTTCCAGTAAATCAATTAGTCTGAGCAGAGCGGTTTTTCCAGATCCGGTTGGTCCAACAAGAGCAGTACTGGTTCCCTTTTTTATTTGTATGTTAATATCCTTGAGAACCTGGAGATCTCCATAATTTTTGTAAATTTCTTCCAGTTCTACTATGTGCATTCTTACACCTGACTATATGTTATTGCATTAATCTTTACCCTGCAAATAATTCAATAATAAATTGATTATCAGAGCCAGGGAAAGAAGTATAAATCCTAAAGCTATTGAAAGTACCAGATTACCTCTGGATGTTTCAAGAGATATGGCAGTGGTAAAATTTCTTGTAAAGCCTCTGATATTACCCCCAATAAGTATGGCAACTCCCACTTCTGATATAGCCCTTCCAAAACCAAGTATTACAGCACTCATTATAGCATAACGAGCTTCCTTTATGATGGTAATTATTGTTTGATGCGTACTGGCACCCAGAGATATTGCTAATTCTCTTATCTGGGTGCTAACCCCGACAAGAGCAGTGATAGTAAATCCTATAAGAATAGGTAGTATTAGCAATGTCTGCCCTATTATCATCCCGGTGGGAGTAAAAAGAAGGTTTAAAAACCCGAAAGGGCCCTGTTGAGATATCAGCAGGAAAAGAAAAAGCCCCACTAAAACTGTAGGGATGCTGTAAAGGGTTTGAATGAGATTGACTATTGTTCGTTTTCCTCGAAATTCATAGTAATAGACTATTCCACCGACGGGAATGGATATTAAGGAAGCTATGAACGTTGCAGTTAATGAGATATAAAGACTTAATTTCGTTATTCTTATCAATTCAGGATCGAGTTCTGTTATTAATTCTACTGCCTGTAAAATTGCCTGGATAATTTCATTCAAGTGACCACCTGAATTTGATACGCCTTGAAGTTTGGTAATCTCGTAGTTTATCTGGTTATTTCAGTTTGTCCGAGTTTTTCCGGCTAAAAAATTATTGTTCAAGTTATTCTGGCCAAAGATAGTTTAAGGTTTAATCCATTCTCAGGATGGTAAACCCTCAGATATTGGAGTAAAAAGAGGTTGTCCATATTGTTCTATACCATAATTTCTGATTATTTCCTGCCCTTCCGGAGAAACAAGGAAGTTTACAAAGTTTCGAGCCCCTTCATAATTAACATTTGGATGAATTTCCGGGTTTACTGGCATAGCTGCATAAACATTAAGCAGTTCATCCCCTGTTGTTACTATTGGTACAATCCGGATTCTCCCCTCGTTCGTATATGCAAGAAATGTCCCGGAATCGGTCAAAGTATAAGCATTCAGTTCACTGGCAAGTAAAAGGGTTTCTCCCATGCCTCTACCGCTTTCAATGTACCATTCACCCGAACCACTAACTTCATCATAGCTTACTCCAGTCATTTCCCAGATTTGTTTCTCTCTTGCATGTGTGCCTGAATCATCTCCGCGAGATGCAAATTTAACCTGATCGGGATTACTTTGACCTTCTTCCATTATCTTCTCAAATGCTTCCGTAGCATTAAGGCCCCTTATTTCTGCCGGATCATTTTCAGGACCCACAATCCAGAAATAATTATATGCTATTTCTGTACGCTCTGTACCGAATCCGCTCTCTATAAATTCCTCTTCTCGACTTTCGTCATGAGTAAGAAGAACATCAGCATCTCCTCTTTCACCGTACTGCAGGGCTATACCCGTACCTCCGGATATCACCGATACGTCTGTTCCGGGATATTTATCCTCAAATGCTGCTTCTATTTCTTCCAAAAGCCCTGTATCTTCTAAACTGGTTGTAGTAGAAACTATTAATCGTGATGTATCTGGTTGTGTAGACACCGTATATGCATAAATACCGGCAGCTGCAATCAATATAACCAGTATGCCAATAATTGCCAGGTTTCTTCGATCCATTTTATTCTCCCAATTAGTTATAATTTTGTTCCCCCAGTTAGTTATAATATTCCATTAATGTTTAGTTCAAAATACGTATTTAACCATAATTATTATGGTTTTTCAATTAGTTGTGTTAATAAGTATTACATTAAATTATTGGGTTGATCTTATGAAAAATAAGTGCGAGAAATGAGCCTAGAAATAATTGAAAATCTTTACAAGAGCCCGGTAAGTTCCTTAATAAAAATAGGAAAATGGAAGAAGAGAAAATTTGAAAGTTAATAAAATAATGAAAATAAACGTAGAAAAAAGTATTTTTTTCATTTATGATTTAATTCTGTTTCATTTGAACGTTTTTCAGTCAGGTTTTTTAATCGTTATTTTCTTTTAGGTTTCTTGTTGGTTTCTTATTGTTTTTACGTTATGGTGGTTATTTTTCCATCTTTTTTTCTTCTTTTTTGTCTGCTAGGCCGCTCTCCTTCGTCGAGCGTGACAAGAACGGTTAGGTAGAGCGAATGACGTTACATGGGTCAGAATTTTAATCGATCCTGTCGAGCTCAGCTCACTCTATTATCTATAAACTAGTCCTCTTGAGCGAAGCGAAAAGGACCTCGTGCTCCCGAAGCGAAACTCGGGAAGCGAAACTCGGGAAGCGAAACTCGGGAAGCGAAACTCGGGAAGCGGAACTCGGGAAGCGAAACTCGAAATAAAAATCATGTTCCTGAGGCTAACTTTGCGAAGAAAAACTCGGTTTTAGTTCAGTTTTTTCCTCGCAGACTTCACTGCACTTTCACTAACAACTTCTCCGGCAAAAGCGTCAGCAAGAAATTCAAGTTCATCTTCGGAATGGTTTTTTGTGAAAGTCATTAGAGATAGCTGTCTCAATAGAGGAGTCCTGTTGTTATGCCGGATATGCCATGCCTCGTGGGCAATTACAGCCTTTAACTCCTGTTCATCCATGAGCTCAAGCATCCCGATTGATAAAAAAATGGTTTTTCCCGAAGCAAAAGCTGCTGGCACTGCTGAGTCATAAAAATAGACTTTTGCTCCTTTGATTAAAGTATTTACAAATACCTGAGGCCAGTCCATTATATCCGTAATCGGCAGGGTTCTGTGTCTTCGGATCAGGATTTTGTAGTATACTCTTGGGAGAAGTAGAATAATTACGGTTGAAAGAATAGCGTAGGCTGTATAGATTTCGATTGTCAGCATTTGACTGCACTGCATAGCCGAAATAATAGTGCCTATAAGCAAAACCATGAATAGCTGTGCAACAATAAACGAAGCAAGCCTGAGAATCGGCTTTCCGGCTTTAAGGTAAAGCGTGAAGAATACCAAAGCCAGGAATGCTTCTATTCCTATTATCGGTAAAAGGTCGGAACCGGTGATGCATGTAATATAACAGTCAATTTCCTGCTTTATAGAAAACATATCCCCTGCTCATGACTACTCAAAAAAACACTTAAAAAGCACTTTTCCAGAAATCACTCAGGACTCACTCAGATTTCATTCAGAATTCACTAGGGTTCACTTATTATTTTTGTAAGTGTGAAAGTTTTCAACAGCCAGTTTCCCAAAAGTATCTACAAGACTGTCCAGAACTTTTTTTGTAATAGTATTTGCGGTTTTGTCCATGGATTCGGACGCAGAGTAAAGATACCTGACCCGATTGCCGCTTTTATCCATTGTTCTTTTTGCAAAACCGGCTTTTACAAGCCTGTCAAGCGTCCCTGCCACACTGGATAACGGAATTCCTGTTTTTTCGGAAATCTCAGGTGTTGTTGACTCCTCAGTTGTCCACAAAACCTCCATAATCTGGGCTTCAATGGGGCTGAAAAATTTGGTCAAACCCTCATTGGAAAGATTTATCCGGTCTAACTTAACCATGGCTTTACAACTGCTGTAAACGAATATAAGTCTTATGATAAGCTTAAGATTGCTGTTTTTCTATCTGGGCCTGTTCAGTTTCTGATAATTTGTCCTTTTAGTACCAGGTATTTTACATCTGGCGTAAAGTTAAAGTACGTTTACACTCAACGTAAAGCCAGATCTTTACGCCAGATGTATAGCAAGTTTTATCCAATGTAAATTAGATTGCAAGTTCAGTTCAACGTGATATTCGGTTCGGTTGGTATCCAATTTATTTGACATTTGATTCAGTTTGATCTTTGATTTAACGTCAAAATTGAAAAGTAGGGCATTAAAGCGAATCTATGAACCAAGCGGATCTGTGAACCGGGAATAAGTGTTGAGGAGTAGAAATGCGTTTACACACCTTAGTCTTAAAAGACATATCCCGCAGGAAAACAAAACTCGGGCTGGCAGTGTTGAGTGTGGTAGTGGCTGCTGCAGCAATAGTAGCTGTGGTCACCACATTTTCCGCAGCAACTGACGGTCTCTATGAAGAATCAAATAAATTCGGTGCAAACATCATAGTCAAGCCCGAAGTAACAGCTATTCCACTAGTGGCAGGTTCGACCTCTATTGGTTCTCTGTCTACAGGAGAGAACTACATTGAGGAATCGGAAATTCCCAGAATTCATACTATTGAGAATAACAGTAACCTCGCAGTTGTAGCCCCCAGATTGTATGGAATTGCAGAACTTGGCAATTCTTCCGTAGTTGTAATGGGCGTGGACCCTGAAAAGGAAAAAATCCTCAAACCCTGGTGGAAAATTCAGGGGCACTGGATGGCTGCAGAAACTCCAGAGAAGACCGAAGTAATGGTTGGCTCGGATATAGCCGGTCCTCTCGGGCTTAAAGAAGGCTCTCCTATAACCCTCAGCCAGGGTTATATTTCCATTGGGGCTCAGGTAGCCGGAGTAATAGAGAGTACAGGCGGCAATGAAGACGGATATATAATTCTCCCTCTTGAAGCATCCCAGCACCTGCTTTCCAAAGAAGGTAAGGTGAGCAGCCTGGAGGTAAGGGCGCTGTGTAATGACTGTCCTGTCGAAGAAATAAGCAGGCAGATAGAAGAAGTGTTCCCCGGACTTGAAGCCAGGTCCATGAGCCAGATCGTAGAAACCGAAATGGCAGTGGTAGAGCATACCGAGTCTTCGGCAATGGCAGTCTCGATAATTACCCTGCTCGTGAGCACATTAACGGTTGCATCCACAATGCTCGCATCCGTAAATGAAAAGCTAAAAGAAATAGGAATCATGCGTGCGGTCGGAGCAAGCGACAGGCAGGTAGTTTCAATGCTTCTCTTTGAAGGGGCTATCATAGGAATAATCGGTGGTGGTATCGGCTTTGCCATCGGAACGGCAGCCTCGTCGATTGCCGCACCCATGCTGGTTTCGGTGTCGCCTCCTCCAATGTGGGAGATCCTGCCTGCTGTTGCCGGCATCTGCATGGTTACCGGAATGGTAGCTTCTATTATCCCTGCAAAAAGAGCTCTCGGAGTTGACCCTGCGGAGGTGTTGAGAAGTGTCTGATTATCCTGAAACTCCTGAAATGTCCAGTAATCCTGAAAGTTTTTCAGAAAACCTGCCTGCAAGCCTGATTCGAGTCAAAGATGTTACGAAAAAGTACAGGCTTGGACACAATGAGGTCGAAGTTCTGCATAGTATTAATCTTGAAGTCAAAGAAGGGGAATTCATATCCATTATGGGTCAGTCGGGCTCAGGAAAAACCACTTTGATGAACATTATCGGGATGCTGGACAGACCTACTGACGGAAGCATCCTCATCAAAAATACAGATATTACAAAAAAATCCCAGAAAGAACTTGTCGATTTCAGGCGCAGAACTGTTGGGTTTGTGTTCCAGCAGTTTCACCTTATCCCCTCTCTCACTGCCTATGAAAACGTTGCCCTACCCCTGACATTTGCAGGGGACAGAGAGAGAGGTGCAGTAGAAAGTGCTCTTGAAAGAGTCGGACTTGCACACAGGATGCATCATAAGCCGGTAGAGCTGAGCGGGGGAGAGCAGCAGAGGGTCGCAATTGCCAGGGCTGTAGTCATGAAACCGAAGATCCTGCTTGCAGACGAGCCCACAGGGGCACTTGATGCAAACACAGGTTCAATGATAATCTCTTTACTAAAATCCCTGGCAGGAGAGATGACTGTCATAATGGTCACTCACAACAGGGAGCTTGCAGAATATTCGGACCGCATTGTATATTTAAAAGACGGAAACGTGGCGGAGTGAAAAAATGAACATAAAATTAATCGGTATGGTTTTGTTAGCGATTGCAGTATCTCTCGTGGTAGCGGGGTGCACGGATATCGGATCCTCGGGTAAAGCTAATGCAAGCCCTGTAGAAGCGACCTGGATTACTGCTGGAGTCAGTGCGGACCAGGTATCCATTCCACTCAGTTTCGTAGAAGAGAACACAAATGTTCACTTTAAAGTAAACACCGACAGCGGAGAAATTGCGGTTATGACATACAAATTTAATGATGAGATCTTTATCAGGTCCAATGTATGCCCTCCATGCAACTCAATAGGATTTACTCTTGATAAGGACACCCTTGTCTGCGATTCCTGCGGCACTGTTTTTGATGCTGCAGAAGGAACTGGCATCGGAGGAGGCTGTATGTCTTTCTCCAAGGAAAGTATCCCTTACACGATTTCGGACGGGAATATTGTTATGAAGCTCGATGATGTGGTAACTGCCCACGAAAAAACTGTGGAGATTAATTAAGAGCCGTGAAGTTTTCACGTTAAGCCTTTCGCAATTGAGTTATAACCAGTTACAGTAAACATATTCCGGTTTAAACTATCAGAGTCGGATGAGGTTTGCTGCTATCTATTTCCTAGCTCAGCTGCGTAAGTCCTGAGTTCACTGCAAATACGAACAATCATCTGTTTATGCTGGGCTTAAAATGAATGAAATTGAAGTTAGAGAATTGATGCCATCCGAATTCAGAGAATGGGATTTGCTTGTGGAAAAAACCCAACCCGGTACACCCTTTCACACAAGTGACTGGCTGGAAATCTACAGGAATGTCCTTTTAAGAGATATAAGGATTTACGGGTGTTTCAGAAACGATGAGCTTGTAGGGGGATGTCCCATTTTTGTTAAGAGCCTAAAAGGAATCCTAAAGGTAGCATCTTCGATATGCAGTATGACTGACTACTGCGGACCCCTTATAAATGAGAGTTCAAGCTCAAAAACAAGTAAACGAGTGCAGGAAAATCATGAAATTCTTAACGCTCTCAGAGAATTTCTCTGTACGCAGGGCTTTGACAGCATTCACCTTAAATTCTCTCCGGGATTTGAGGACATCAGACCATTTACATGGAATGGATGGGACTCAAAGGTTCACTATACCCATTACCTGGACCTGAAAGAAAATGTAGATAATAACATTTCAAGGACAATCCGGAAAGACCTTAAATCCGCAGCTGAGGCAGGACTCGAAACAAGGATTTGGAGCGATCCTGAAACATATTATGGCCTTCTTTCTAAAGTATATGAGAGACAGGACCAGAAAATACCATTACCCAGGAGCTTTTTCGAAAAGGTCTTTGACCTGATCCGGAAAAAAGACATCGGTTATATGCTTGTTTCCGAAACTCCCGAAGGAGAAGCAGTCGCAGCAGTTTTTTCTCTTCTTTCTGTTTTGTATCTATTTTTCAGTGATTGATCGTTTATTGATCTGTTTTCAGGTACTTTTTGCCTTGAAAAATAGGTTTAAATATTAATAATGGGTATGATCTGTTGTCAATTCACAATTGTGAATATATGCTGAGATGGCGGAATGGCTACGCGGTGGACTGCAAATCCATTACATCCCGGTTCGATTCCGGGTCTCAGCTTAGAGGTAATTTGTGGTATAAAGACACAGAAAACGCTTCGACAAAAATTTCAGATAAACGAAAATTATCAGGCAAAAAGGAGAACAATTCTAATGGCGGCAAAGAAATATAAATTAGGAACACTTGCCCTTCACGCTGGGCAGACTCCTGATCCAGCTACAGGATCGCGTACAGTACCGATATACCAGACAACATCGTATGTTTTTCGGGATACTGAGCATGCAGCCAACCTTTTTGGCCTTAAAGAGCTTGGCAACATCTATACCCGTCTGATGAACCCTACCACTGATGTGTTCGAACAGCGCATAGCTGCCATTGAAGGCGGAACTGGCGCCCTCGGGGTTGCATCCGGTTCAGCAGCAATAACTTATGCCCTGCTTGCAATTACACGAGTAGGAGACGAAATTGTGTCCGGAAATAACCTCTACGGCGGTACCTATGAACTTTTTAATTACACATTTCCAAAGTTAGGAAGAAAAGTAACCTTCGTAGATTCGGCCAATCCTGAAGCTTACCGCCAGGCTATCACGGAAAATACACGGGCTATTTATATCGAGTCAGTAGGGAACCCGAAGCTTGACGTTCCGGACTTTGAGGCGATTGCAAAGATTGCACATGAAGCCGGAGTTCCGCTCGTTGTTGATAATACGAGTGCTGTAGGGCTTGTCCGTCCCATTGACTACGGAGCCGATATAGTCGTGCATTCTGCAACCAAATTCATAGGCGGGCATGGTAATTCAATCGGGGGCTCGATAGTTGATTCCGGAAAGTTCGCATGGAACAACGGCAAGTTTCCGGAACTCACAGATCCTGACCCGAGTTACCACGGCCTGAAATACTGGGATACTTTTTCAAATTTCCCGGGGCTTGGGAATGTAGCATTTGTCTTTAAAGTAAGGCTTCAGCTCCTCAGGGATACAGGTGCTGCGATTTCACCTTTCAACTCATTCCTGCTGCTTCAGGGGCTTGAGACCCTGCACCTGAGGATAGAAAGGCACGGAGAAAACGCCCTCAAAGTGGCAAAGTACCTGTCAGAGCACCCTAAAGTTTCATGGGTCAATTATCCAGGTTTACCGGACCATCCAAGTCACGAGCTTGCATCCAGATATCTCAAAGGCGGTTACGGTGCACTTCTGGGCTTTGGCGTGAAAGGCGGCGCAGAAGCAGGGAAACAGTTTATTAACTCTCTGAAGCTGTTTTCACATGTTGCAAACATAGGCGATTCCAAGAGCCTTGTTATCCATCCAGCAACCACCACACATCAGCAATTGACTCTAGAGGAACAGGCAGCGACAGGAGTTACGCCGGACTATATACGCCTGTCCGTAGGCATTGAGGATATAGACGATATAATCTCAGATCTGGAACAGGCTCTTGCGAAAGTGTGACCTGTATACATCTAAAGCTCATCCCAAAACCAATTTTATTTTCATATCAATAAGAGTTTCATAATTGTGTTCATTGTCAGAGGGGGGAGTGGTTATTCCAAACTCGAGATTAAGGGAGGAAATTTAGAGTTTTGGGATAGGCTCCTATAAGATCCATACGGACTCCAGACAGCATAATATAGGGAACAGGAACTTTTTTGTTTTTGATGAGCACTGGCTCATCACAGCTCTTTTTA
The genomic region above belongs to Methanosarcina horonobensis HB-1 = JCM 15518 and contains:
- a CDS encoding ABC transporter permease produces the protein MRLHTLVLKDISRRKTKLGLAVLSVVVAAAAIVAVVTTFSAATDGLYEESNKFGANIIVKPEVTAIPLVAGSTSIGSLSTGENYIEESEIPRIHTIENNSNLAVVAPRLYGIAELGNSSVVVMGVDPEKEKILKPWWKIQGHWMAAETPEKTEVMVGSDIAGPLGLKEGSPITLSQGYISIGAQVAGVIESTGGNEDGYIILPLEASQHLLSKEGKVSSLEVRALCNDCPVEEISRQIEEVFPGLEARSMSQIVETEMAVVEHTESSAMAVSIITLLVSTLTVASTMLASVNEKLKEIGIMRAVGASDRQVVSMLLFEGAIIGIIGGGIGFAIGTAASSIAAPMLVSVSPPPMWEILPAVAGICMVTGMVASIIPAKRALGVDPAEVLRSV
- a CDS encoding ABC transporter ATP-binding protein, with translation MHIVELEEIYKNYGDLQVLKDINIQIKKGTSTALVGPTGSGKTALLRLIDLLEKPSSGTIYFEGTDANESSNTRLAIRRQIGMVFQKPLAFKASVYDNIAYGLKIRGRKENMDERIKELLELIGLSGYENRNALKLSGGETQRLALARAMITDPRLLLLDEPAANLDPISKKKLEELIIKINHESETTIITTTHDLSQGQKLADKMIILYNGQILQSGTPEKIFRKPKNRFVADFVGIENVMSGKIEDSSTGLVKIKTDSITVFTLTEKKGKVNFTVRPDEITVSKEKVQTSARNTIQGKVNDIIDTGSLIKLLVDTGELFTVFITRESLNELDISVGTNVWLYFKASSVHVF
- a CDS encoding O-acetylhomoserine aminocarboxypropyltransferase/cysteine synthase family protein; protein product: MAAKKYKLGTLALHAGQTPDPATGSRTVPIYQTTSYVFRDTEHAANLFGLKELGNIYTRLMNPTTDVFEQRIAAIEGGTGALGVASGSAAITYALLAITRVGDEIVSGNNLYGGTYELFNYTFPKLGRKVTFVDSANPEAYRQAITENTRAIYIESVGNPKLDVPDFEAIAKIAHEAGVPLVVDNTSAVGLVRPIDYGADIVVHSATKFIGGHGNSIGGSIVDSGKFAWNNGKFPELTDPDPSYHGLKYWDTFSNFPGLGNVAFVFKVRLQLLRDTGAAISPFNSFLLLQGLETLHLRIERHGENALKVAKYLSEHPKVSWVNYPGLPDHPSHELASRYLKGGYGALLGFGVKGGAEAGKQFINSLKLFSHVANIGDSKSLVIHPATTTHQQLTLEEQAATGVTPDYIRLSVGIEDIDDIISDLEQALAKV
- a CDS encoding substrate-binding domain-containing protein, whose translation is MDRRNLAIIGILVILIAAAGIYAYTVSTQPDTSRLIVSTTTSLEDTGLLEEIEAAFEDKYPGTDVSVISGGTGIALQYGERGDADVLLTHDESREEEFIESGFGTERTEIAYNYFWIVGPENDPAEIRGLNATEAFEKIMEEGQSNPDQVKFASRGDDSGTHAREKQIWEMTGVSYDEVSGSGEWYIESGRGMGETLLLASELNAYTLTDSGTFLAYTNEGRIRIVPIVTTGDELLNVYAAMPVNPEIHPNVNYEGARNFVNFLVSPEGQEIIRNYGIEQYGQPLFTPISEGLPS
- a CDS encoding GNAT family N-acetyltransferase, which encodes MNEIEVRELMPSEFREWDLLVEKTQPGTPFHTSDWLEIYRNVLLRDIRIYGCFRNDELVGGCPIFVKSLKGILKVASSICSMTDYCGPLINESSSSKTSKRVQENHEILNALREFLCTQGFDSIHLKFSPGFEDIRPFTWNGWDSKVHYTHYLDLKENVDNNISRTIRKDLKSAAEAGLETRIWSDPETYYGLLSKVYERQDQKIPLPRSFFEKVFDLIRKKDIGYMLVSETPEGEAVAAVFSLLSVLYLFFSD
- a CDS encoding Fe-S-containing protein — protein: MNIKLIGMVLLAIAVSLVVAGCTDIGSSGKANASPVEATWITAGVSADQVSIPLSFVEENTNVHFKVNTDSGEIAVMTYKFNDEIFIRSNVCPPCNSIGFTLDKDTLVCDSCGTVFDAAEGTGIGGGCMSFSKESIPYTISDGNIVMKLDDVVTAHEKTVEIN
- a CDS encoding ABC transporter ATP-binding protein, with the translated sequence MSDYPETPEMSSNPESFSENLPASLIRVKDVTKKYRLGHNEVEVLHSINLEVKEGEFISIMGQSGSGKTTLMNIIGMLDRPTDGSILIKNTDITKKSQKELVDFRRRTVGFVFQQFHLIPSLTAYENVALPLTFAGDRERGAVESALERVGLAHRMHHKPVELSGGEQQRVAIARAVVMKPKILLADEPTGALDANTGSMIISLLKSLAGEMTVIMVTHNRELAEYSDRIVYLKDGNVAE
- a CDS encoding BlaI/MecI/CopY family transcriptional regulator, with product MVKLDRINLSNEGLTKFFSPIEAQIMEVLWTTEESTTPEISEKTGIPLSSVAGTLDRLVKAGFAKRTMDKSGNRVRYLYSASESMDKTANTITKKVLDSLVDTFGKLAVENFHTYKNNK
- a CDS encoding M48 family metalloprotease encodes the protein MFSIKQEIDCYITCITGSDLLPIIGIEAFLALVFFTLYLKAGKPILRLASFIVAQLFMVLLIGTIISAMQCSQMLTIEIYTAYAILSTVIILLLPRVYYKILIRRHRTLPITDIMDWPQVFVNTLIKGAKVYFYDSAVPAAFASGKTIFLSIGMLELMDEQELKAVIAHEAWHIRHNNRTPLLRQLSLMTFTKNHSEDELEFLADAFAGEVVSESAVKSARKKLN
- a CDS encoding ABC transporter permease, with translation MNEIIQAILQAVELITELDPELIRITKLSLYISLTATFIASLISIPVGGIVYYYEFRGKRTIVNLIQTLYSIPTVLVGLFLFLLISQQGPFGFLNLLFTPTGMIIGQTLLILPILIGFTITALVGVSTQIRELAISLGASTHQTIITIIKEARYAIMSAVILGFGRAISEVGVAILIGGNIRGFTRNFTTAISLETSRGNLVLSIALGFILLSLALIINLLLNYLQGKD